TTGCTGTAGTGCAAAGTGTGATCACAAACATTCCAGGCCATTATATTCACAAACATCTAGAAAGTTATCAGCCTCTTGACCAACTGTTCACATGGTGCAAAGTATTATGCTTCTTTTTGCACTATTTGATAAAACTAATTATGTAAATGATATCAATCTTAGGGTCCTACTGCCTTATAGTTTTTCAGTAGTATTCTTATGGATTGTGACCTTTGCAGGCCACGCATAAATCTCCCTTCACGGAACAGGACACTCTAAATGCTGCAGTACTCTATTGTGTTATGCATCCTTGCATTTAATTTAGTATTGGGCCAAATGTTACCATTATTCACTTCTATAATGGTCAGTAATTATGGGCATAACTCTAAAATAAGTACATATGGGCATATGTCAATGTCCCCTGCCAGTATGTGCATGCATTGATTATTGAAAGTAGGCAACACTCGCATGTTATGTTACTTATCAGTTATCACATATTTCTAGTCTAACCAGGATCTCTTGGTGATGACAGCTGGGTTGCTGAATCATTAGAATTCGACAAGGATTACGAAGCAAGTGTGTTTGAAACAACAATAAGGTGATGTGTTTGAAACAACAAGGATTACGAAGCAAATTTGTCTCCATAATCTTTTGCCTTTGGATCTTAGTGTGATTGTATATTTATTTTGGGGTGACTAACTTGTGTTATTAATTTGTCGAAGCTTGTACCCTTGTTGATTTATATTCAGAGTTGTTGGAGGTCTCCTCAGTGCGTATGATTTGTCAGCTGataaaatatttcttgagaAGGCAAGAGACATCACTGATCGACTGTTACCTGCCTGGGATACATCATCTGGTATCCCATACAATAGAATCAACCTAGCTGAAGGCAAAGCTAGTAATCCAGGATGGAATGGTGTAAGGCACTACTTTTCCATTTTCCCACTGCTGTAGTAGTTTATAAGAACTGCATTGTAATAGCAATTATAATTGTTCGTTCGAGAAAAAATAGCAATTATAATTGTTTTTTCACCATTGCTTTAAATATGCTTTTTCATACCTGGTGTAAGTTAATGCTTTTCTTTCTGAGTTTCTCTTTATTGTAAATATTTTCATTTATTCAAATTTACTTGTTGTACCAATCTTATTAGTAACTGATGTTATCATTTAGTTATGGAATTTCATCTTACCTTTTTGGATTTTAGGTGGATAAATTAATTTCACCTATTTTACAGGGCAACAGTATACTTGCAGATTCAGGCACAGAACAACTTGAATTTATAGCCTTATCTCAGAGGACTGGAGATCAAAAGTATCAGCAAAAGGTTTTTTACACTGCCATGACATCTGTTTTGTACAGGCAAAGCATAAGAATCGTGCTTAGTTTCTTCATTTTGTTCTTGCTAGTTGCAGTAAAAGTACTAATACCTATTATGAAGGACATGATGATAGACATTGTGGTCAGATACTGTATTCATGGTCTTGTATTGCTGAGTGTTACTCACATCAGGAATTGGTACAGATGGAGCTGGAGTGCAAGCCAGTTTGGCTAGTACATTTGGAAAGAGGATGAGTCCAATTAATTCAAGTTAAATTAGGGGTCAATTAAGTTATGTTGGCCTCTGAACGTATTGGTCATTTAGTACTATATACAAGTGTCAGCTGTGCAATAGATTGAATCAAGCCAGTAAGAAACTGTTTTCTTGTACTCTTCAAAATTCTAGTACAGCCATCCTCTGCCCCATTACCCTTTTTCCAATTACTGGTTATGCAACAACTCTCAGGCCTAAGCCCTAAGCAGCCAATGAACATTGACATCTGTATCAAGCACACCAAACAACAAAAGATGGCACGATCATATGTTTTATGTTGTTTCAGCTTTAGCTTACCGATTGTATACCAACAATCATATTTATACATGGAAGTTTCTCAGGCTATATTTTCCATCTACACAGTTTTGTAACACTTGGCTAGATACGCATGCCACTGCCATCATTTCATTGAATTGTACAACAAACAGTACAGTTACTCCGTGCATAGTGTAAACACTAACTGATGATGGTTCTCAACTAGTGTTTATGTGACCTACGTTTTTCATTTATTGTAATTCGGTCGATATGCCTAATAATCATCACGGCTCTTATTAATCTTATTATGGAAATTTCATTGGGAGCTTTTTCAAACTTTAGGTGGAGAATGTAATCaggcaatttcagaaaatattCCCCAGTGATGGCTTGCTTCCTATTAATATAAATCCTCATTCAGGGGCTGTGAAATCGTACTCAAAGATCACATTTGGTGCTATGGGGGATAGGTATATAATCATTTGTCTCAACTCCTTGTTATCGTTCTATATATTTTGAAAAACTTGAACTTCTGCTTTGCATATTTCTTTTATATCTAGGCAGTTTCACATTTTCTAACTAGATTAGTGTGGAGTTGGTTTTATATCTAACTACCTTATGCATGTCGCAGTTTTTATGAATACTTGCTCAAGGTCTGGATACAGGGTAACAAAACTGAAAGTGTCAAACATTACAGGTTTAATATTTATATGATCATCCTGGATTCAGATAGTTTATTATCAGTTATGTTGGTCGAAGTTTTACAAATTCTGACTTGTGCAACCATGTTTTGTACCATTGCTATCATAGGCAAATGTGGGAAACATCAATGGAAGGCCTGTTAGGTTTGACAAGGAAAACTTCTTCTAACTTCTACTATGTGTGTGAGAAGAATGGTGATTCATTATCTGAGAAGGTTAAGAGTCTCCTAGTCACTGGGTGTCTGGGTTGTTCTTAATAGTTATCTTATGTGTCTCTGAAATTCTGATTTGTTCAGCCTATATAACTAGAACAGATGGATGAACTTGCATGCTTTGTGCCTGGTATGCTGGCATTGGGAGCATCAGGCTATAGCCCGGAAAAAGCAGAGAAAATTATGAATCTTGCAGAAGAGGTGATCTTGCTTTCATCACTATATGCATTTTATCCTGAATTTTTATTGGCATATTTGGAACGGTTCTAATTGGAACTTTGCATATTATACTACAAATTTTGCCATACAATCCGACATATTTCTCTctgcttttcttctttttgccaTAGGAGCCTTTTGCCTCTTCATATCACTGTTCCTAATCATTCTGTTACTGCAACTCCTGTCAGTATCAGTTTACTTCTACCTGTAAAAAAGCTCCTAAAATTGATCTAGGACGATGCAGTGCCTTGAGCTTAGACCTTAGAGGGTTCAccaaattttttttattttttagatGAATGTAATGCAATGCAACTACTGCTGTCAGCTTTATACTGAGTTAGCCTGCTAAAGATGTTAGTAGTGTATATACTGTATTCTACTGCTCAAAGTATACTACCATGATAATTGCACGATGATTATACTGGACAAATTATTTACCAGAAAACAGTGACCACAAACCAGTGAGGCCCATATTAGGCAAAATTACCTGAGGTGGCTAGTAAGATTCCCATTTTATGCAGAACTTGTTTCTTTTACAGACTTTATTCTCTCCGAATTTCATGTTCTTATTTGCCTTTTCTTCATACTCTCTTTGATGTAGCTTGCATGGACCTGTTATAACTTCTACCAATCAACTCCAACAAAATTGGCTGGAGAAAACTATTATTTCCATGGCGGACAGGTTTCCTTACAGCCTGCATAATTCTTTTATGTTTATCTTGCCCTGTGCACTTCACATAATAGGATGCTATTGGTTTTCCTACCGTAGGACATGGTCGTGGGCACATCATGGAACATCCTTAGACCAGAGACTATTGAGTCACTCATGTATTTGTGGCGCCTAACTGGGAATAAAACATACCAAGATTGGGGCTGGGACATATTCCAAGCATTTGAGAAGAACTCCCGTATAGAATCTGGATATGTTGGTCTGAAAGATGTGAGTTCTCATCATCACCAATATAGTTTCCATCATATCAAATGTTCTAACTTTATATAAACCTTGTTGAAATATTTGGGTCTTTAGGTGAATa
The Panicum hallii strain FIL2 chromosome 6, PHallii_v3.1, whole genome shotgun sequence genome window above contains:
- the LOC112896693 gene encoding mannosyl-oligosaccharide 1,2-alpha-mannosidase MNS1-like isoform X2; its protein translation is MGRRSQSSSSSSRAWRHLSPWYYLKRPTRLALLIVGFVAATFASWNRLSLVRDYEAEISRLDEEVNRLYDQLRMAGIYLDENPNIENIIKKHHLEVDPVNNARREKVKEAMLHAWNSYVKYAWGQDELQPQSKNGVNTFGGLGATLVDSLDTLYIMGLKEEFKKARDWVAESLEFDKDYEASVFETTIRVVGGLLSAYDLSADKIFLEKARDITDRLLPAWDTSSGIPYNRINLAEGKASNPGWNGGNSILADSGTEQLEFIALSQRTGDQKYQQKVENVIRQFQKIFPSDGLLPININPHSGAVKSYSKITFGAMGDSFYEYLLKVWIQGNKTESVKHYRQMWETSMEGLLGLTRKTSSNFYYVCEKNGDSLSEKMDELACFVPGMLALGASGYSPEKAEKIMNLAEELAWTCYNFYQSTPTKLAGENYYFHGGQDMVVGTSWNILRPETIESLMYLWRLTGNKTYQDWGWDIFQAFEKNSRIESGYVGLKDVNTGTKDDMMQSFFLAETLKYLYLLFSPPSFISFDEWVFNTEAHPLKIVTRHGNEGSSGDAEGLLLMPSDLYRHDKGDPP
- the LOC112896693 gene encoding mannosyl-oligosaccharide 1,2-alpha-mannosidase MNS1-like isoform X1 — protein: MGRRSQSSSSSSRAWRHLSPWYYLKRPTRLALLIVGFVAATFASWNRLSLVRDYEAEISRLDEEVNRLYDQLRMAGIYLDENPNIENIIKKHHLEVDPVNNARREKVKEAMLHAWNSYVKYAWGQDELQPQSKNGVNTFGGLGATLVDSLDTLYIMGLKEEFKKARDWVAESLEFDKDYEASVFETTIRVVGGLLSAYDLSADKIFLEKARDITDRLLPAWDTSSGIPYNRINLAEGKASNPGWNGGNSILADSGTEQLEFIALSQRTGDQKYQQKVENVIRQFQKIFPSDGLLPININPHSGAVKSYSKITFGAMGDSFYEYLLKVWIQGNKTESVKHYRQMWETSMEGLLGLTRKTSSNFYYVCEKNGDSLSEKMDELACFVPGMLALGASGYSPEKAEKIMNLAEELAWTCYNFYQSTPTKLAGENYYFHGGQDMVVGTSWNILRPETIESLMYLWRLTGNKTYQDWGWDIFQAFEKNSRIESGYVGLKDVNTGTKDDMMQSFFLAETLKYLYLLFSPPSFISFDEWVFNTEAHPLKIVTRHGNEGSSGDAEVQSTGLLLMPSDLYRHDKGDPP
- the LOC112896693 gene encoding mannosyl-oligosaccharide 1,2-alpha-mannosidase MNS1-like isoform X3 — translated: MTRMAGIYLDENPNIENIIKKHHLEVDPVNNARREKVKEAMLHAWNSYVKYAWGQDELQPQSKNGVNTFGGLGATLVDSLDTLYIMGLKEEFKKARDWVAESLEFDKDYEASVFETTIRVVGGLLSAYDLSADKIFLEKARDITDRLLPAWDTSSGIPYNRINLAEGKASNPGWNGGNSILADSGTEQLEFIALSQRTGDQKYQQKVENVIRQFQKIFPSDGLLPININPHSGAVKSYSKITFGAMGDSFYEYLLKVWIQGNKTESVKHYRQMWETSMEGLLGLTRKTSSNFYYVCEKNGDSLSEKMDELACFVPGMLALGASGYSPEKAEKIMNLAEELAWTCYNFYQSTPTKLAGENYYFHGGQDMVVGTSWNILRPETIESLMYLWRLTGNKTYQDWGWDIFQAFEKNSRIESGYVGLKDVNTGTKDDMMQSFFLAETLKYLYLLFSPPSFISFDEWVFNTEAHPLKIVTRHGNEGSSGDAEVQSTGLLLMPSDLYRHDKGDPP
- the LOC112896693 gene encoding mannosyl-oligosaccharide 1,2-alpha-mannosidase MNS1-like isoform X4 is translated as MAGIYLDENPNIENIIKKHHLEVDPVNNARREKVKEAMLHAWNSYVKYAWGQDELQPQSKNGVNTFGGLGATLVDSLDTLYIMGLKEEFKKARDWVAESLEFDKDYEASVFETTIRVVGGLLSAYDLSADKIFLEKARDITDRLLPAWDTSSGIPYNRINLAEGKASNPGWNGGNSILADSGTEQLEFIALSQRTGDQKYQQKVENVIRQFQKIFPSDGLLPININPHSGAVKSYSKITFGAMGDSFYEYLLKVWIQGNKTESVKHYRQMWETSMEGLLGLTRKTSSNFYYVCEKNGDSLSEKMDELACFVPGMLALGASGYSPEKAEKIMNLAEELAWTCYNFYQSTPTKLAGENYYFHGGQDMVVGTSWNILRPETIESLMYLWRLTGNKTYQDWGWDIFQAFEKNSRIESGYVGLKDVNTGTKDDMMQSFFLAETLKYLYLLFSPPSFISFDEWVFNTEAHPLKIVTRHGNEGSSGDAEVQSTGLLLMPSDLYRHDKGDPP